Proteins co-encoded in one Centroberyx gerrardi isolate f3 chromosome 18, fCenGer3.hap1.cur.20231027, whole genome shotgun sequence genomic window:
- the LOC139925180 gene encoding uncharacterized protein LOC139925180: protein MWRCWMPFILLWVSMATPTLCQSGDGDWGSGFDISSTIMAANDSSQAVGDEPARTTNNQAWITPLSFSPLPSASPTLLYDPQPDKCSVHFNTNTASARRLKAQKEELAYLKAIQHGNQAVMENLVQYVGAELGEQSYTDVIQENIVGIREDHVSCQGVVEKAVEDLEKQLEGDVLEALAGMQKIREESLAFEDMLRAATDIAGRLESSSQALHASFTKQLKDALKIHR, encoded by the exons ATGTGGCGCTGTTGGATGCCCTTCATCTTGCTCTGGGTATCCATGGCAACCCCAACGCTGTGCCAAAGTGGGGATGGAGACTGGGGTTCAGGCTTTGACATTTCCTCCACTATAATGGCCGCCAATGACAGTTCCCAGGCAGTTGGTGATGAACCTGCGAGGACGACAAACAACCAAGCCTGGATCACGCCGCTATCATTCTCACCATTGCCATCAGCCTCACCTACGCTGCTCTATGATCCCCAACCAGACAAGTGCTCGGTCCACTTCAACACTAACACCGCTTCAGCTCGAAGGCTTAAGGCCCAGAAAGAGGAGCTGGCGTATCTGAAGGCCATCCAGCATGGAAACCAGGCAGTGATGGAGAACTTGGTGCAGTATGTGGGGGCAGAGCTGGGGGAGCAGAGCTACACAGATGTGATCCAGGAGAACATCGTCGGCATCAGGGAGGATCACGTCAGCTGCCAAGGCGTGGTAGAGAAGGCTGTCGAGGATCTAGAAAAGCAACTGGAAGGGGACGTCTTGGAGGCCCTCGCTGGGATGCAGAA AATCAGAGAAGAGTCCCTGGCCTTTGAAGACATGCTTCGTGCAGCAACAGACATCGCCGGCAGGCTGGAGAGCTCATCGCAGGCCCTGCATGCTTCATTCACCAAGCAGCTGAAAGACGCTCTTAAGATCCATCGCTAA